The Sorangiineae bacterium MSr11367 genome window below encodes:
- a CDS encoding sigma 54-interacting transcriptional regulator, whose translation MAVRGNIAAHGSAGVDAMVDEHSRGPADETETVPLFREDLIGLDSPQELSEPFLIRRSGNELSLFELRGRREWLIGRARDAQIVANDAEVSRHHAKLMFANGALTVEDLGSRNGTLVNGHALRSATVRIGPGDIVVIGECQLIVATQAGRVWGTRSSTSSSVNAGAEHQVDIVLADPEMARVYASVRKVARMATTVLILGETGSGKDVLAQQLHQWSPRAEKPLVRVNCAGIPETLLESELFGYERGAFTGADRRKAGYFEAAQGGTIFLDEIGELSSAAQVKLLNVLENRALTRLGGTSPIPIDVRVVCATHRDLQAFVGIERFRADLYYRISPFMVRVPPLRDRLAEVCLLAEIFVNKLATETGAPPPTIAPDAITMLMAYPWPGNVRELRNAVEHAFVMADGSTLRCEHFPSEIQTGAVLQPASSRAPTSRIRQRVNEVERKTIEEAIAAEGGNQTRAAARLGISRRTLVYKLAQYRRED comes from the coding sequence ATGGCAGTTCGGGGGAACATCGCTGCGCACGGGTCGGCAGGAGTGGATGCGATGGTCGACGAACACTCGCGGGGTCCGGCCGACGAAACCGAGACCGTCCCGCTCTTTCGTGAAGACTTGATAGGGCTCGACAGCCCACAGGAGCTCTCTGAGCCGTTTCTCATCCGACGAAGCGGAAACGAGCTGTCGTTGTTCGAGCTCCGCGGACGGCGCGAGTGGCTCATCGGCCGGGCCAGAGACGCTCAAATCGTGGCGAACGATGCGGAGGTCTCGCGGCACCACGCAAAGCTGATGTTTGCGAACGGCGCACTCACCGTCGAGGATCTCGGCAGCCGCAACGGGACGCTCGTGAATGGACACGCCCTGCGTTCCGCCACGGTCCGCATCGGCCCGGGCGACATCGTCGTGATCGGCGAATGCCAGCTGATCGTCGCCACGCAGGCGGGACGGGTCTGGGGTACGCGTTCGTCGACGTCGTCGAGCGTGAATGCGGGGGCGGAGCACCAGGTCGACATCGTCCTCGCCGACCCCGAGATGGCCCGCGTCTACGCCAGCGTGCGCAAGGTGGCACGAATGGCGACGACGGTCCTGATCTTGGGCGAAACGGGGAGCGGCAAGGACGTGCTCGCGCAGCAGCTCCATCAGTGGAGTCCGCGGGCGGAGAAGCCACTCGTCCGCGTGAACTGTGCCGGCATCCCGGAGACGCTGCTCGAGAGCGAGCTTTTCGGGTACGAGCGTGGCGCGTTCACCGGCGCGGACCGAAGGAAGGCGGGCTACTTCGAAGCAGCCCAGGGCGGGACCATCTTCCTGGACGAGATTGGCGAGTTGTCCTCGGCCGCGCAGGTGAAGCTGCTCAACGTCCTCGAGAATCGGGCGCTCACCCGTCTGGGCGGCACCTCCCCGATCCCCATCGACGTTCGCGTCGTCTGTGCCACGCACAGGGACCTGCAAGCGTTCGTCGGCATCGAGCGGTTCCGTGCCGATCTCTATTATCGCATCAGCCCTTTCATGGTGCGCGTCCCGCCCCTGCGCGACCGCCTCGCGGAAGTTTGCCTCCTCGCCGAAATCTTCGTGAACAAACTGGCGACCGAGACCGGCGCACCACCCCCCACGATCGCACCGGACGCGATCACCATGCTGATGGCCTATCCGTGGCCCGGCAACGTGCGCGAGCTTCGCAATGCCGTCGAACATGCCTTCGTCATGGCCGACGGCTCCACGTTGCGCTGCGAGCACTTCCCGTCCGAGATCCAGACCGGCGCCGTCCTGCAACCCGCCTCATCCCGCGCCCCGACGTCCCGCATCCGACAACGCGTGAACGAAGTGGAGCGCAAGACCATCGAGGAAGCCATCGCCGCCGAGGGTGGCAACCAAACCCGCGCCGCCGCCCGTCTCGGCATCTCCCGACGGACCCTGGTCTACAAACTCGCGCAGTACCGCCGCGAGGACTAG
- a CDS encoding alpha/beta hydrolase, translating to MSKTDFALSHHKTDVHGVRLHYVLAGRGEPVVLLHGFPQTWFEWRKIIPVLAERFTVIAPDYRGAGHSSRPVSGYDKRTMAEDIRQLVRHLGFERATIIGHDIGLMVAYAYAAAYPEATSKLVVMDAPLPGTKVWDRLVHDPRVWHFAFHGARDVAEMLVAGKEREYLTTFYDARIYDPSAFTREDIDEYVRSYAAPGAMRAGFEVYRAFPQDVVDNRASMRAPLEMPVLALGGAHSTSGPLLEEMMREVARDVTGAVVPHAAHWLPEENPAFVLEQLRAFL from the coding sequence ATGAGCAAAACGGATTTTGCACTTTCCCACCACAAGACCGACGTTCATGGCGTCCGACTCCATTACGTTCTCGCGGGACGGGGCGAGCCCGTGGTTCTTCTGCACGGTTTTCCGCAGACGTGGTTCGAATGGCGAAAGATCATCCCCGTGCTCGCGGAGCGCTTTACGGTGATCGCACCCGATTACCGCGGTGCGGGCCATTCGAGCCGACCCGTGTCGGGGTACGACAAACGCACCATGGCCGAGGACATTCGCCAATTGGTTCGCCATCTCGGATTCGAGCGCGCGACCATCATCGGTCATGACATCGGTCTCATGGTGGCCTACGCCTACGCGGCCGCGTACCCCGAGGCGACCTCCAAGCTGGTGGTCATGGATGCCCCGTTGCCGGGAACCAAGGTGTGGGACCGTCTCGTCCACGATCCGCGCGTCTGGCATTTCGCGTTTCACGGCGCGCGTGACGTCGCCGAGATGCTGGTTGCCGGCAAGGAGCGCGAATACTTGACCACGTTCTACGACGCCCGCATCTACGATCCGAGCGCGTTCACCCGTGAGGACATCGACGAGTACGTACGTTCCTACGCCGCCCCCGGGGCCATGCGGGCCGGCTTCGAGGTCTACCGCGCCTTTCCACAAGACGTTGTGGACAACCGTGCCTCGATGCGGGCTCCCCTGGAGATGCCGGTGCTTGCGTTGGGCGGCGCGCACAGCACGAGTGGACCGCTTCTCGAAGAGATGATGCGCGAGGTCGCCCGCGATGTAACCGGAGCCGTCGTACCCCATGCTGCGCATTGGTTGCCGGAGGAGAACCCCGCGTTCGTGCTGGAGCAGCTGCGGGCGTTCCTCTGA
- a CDS encoding FAD-binding protein: MASPLITLGENTVWENKHRTVSLTPRLFCDVWNMWLEPPASNEPIWRAGLAGLRALVAKAEAQNLRIRGLGGAWSLSRAAATHDIMVNTKPLNYIELGFRDSSLDIGFSGNPDALCFAQCGASVMELYQYLEARGYTLPTSGASNGQTIAGAVSTGTHGSANAIGSMQDYVLGLHMVIDGGRHRWIERASKPVVSQAFCHAIGAELLRDDALFDAAVVGFGSFGLMHAVLFEAEPLFLLEKSLVRMDYDRVHPVLGTLDVEALGLSGGAELPFHFEVVVNPYRVSRGQRGAYVRYMYKRPHRPVAVPTGGSTWVQGDDVMTLLGTATGWTPELVPVLLEPILSAQLGPVQGVAGTPGFQFGATDLRGDVMSTEIGVALADAPQAVDAIIEVANRFPWSGFPAIRYVKGSDATLAFTHFSPMACTIELPSAGSPRTLEAFHRVWDELRARGIRFTMHWGQNMREDRALIEYGHGARVEEWLRARRSLLGATGQRIFGSDWLTACGLG; the protein is encoded by the coding sequence ATGGCAAGCCCGCTCATCACCCTTGGCGAGAACACCGTCTGGGAGAACAAGCACCGCACCGTGAGCCTCACGCCGCGTCTCTTTTGCGACGTGTGGAACATGTGGTTGGAGCCCCCCGCGTCGAACGAGCCTATCTGGCGGGCCGGCCTCGCGGGGCTGCGTGCGCTCGTTGCCAAGGCCGAGGCGCAGAACCTGCGCATCCGCGGGTTGGGCGGAGCCTGGTCGCTCTCTCGGGCGGCGGCGACTCACGACATCATGGTGAACACCAAGCCATTGAATTACATCGAACTTGGCTTTCGCGATAGTAGCTTGGATATCGGCTTTTCGGGCAATCCAGACGCCCTCTGTTTCGCCCAATGCGGTGCCAGCGTGATGGAGCTGTATCAATACCTCGAAGCCCGTGGCTACACCCTTCCGACGTCGGGCGCCAGCAATGGACAAACCATCGCCGGTGCGGTGTCTACGGGAACGCATGGTTCGGCCAATGCCATCGGATCCATGCAGGATTACGTGCTCGGACTTCATATGGTGATCGACGGCGGCCGTCATCGCTGGATCGAACGCGCTTCGAAGCCCGTCGTCTCGCAGGCCTTCTGCCACGCCATCGGTGCCGAGCTTTTGCGCGACGATGCGCTCTTCGACGCGGCGGTGGTGGGCTTTGGAAGCTTCGGACTGATGCACGCGGTTTTGTTCGAAGCCGAACCCCTATTTTTGCTCGAAAAGAGCCTCGTGCGCATGGACTACGACCGCGTGCACCCGGTCCTTGGCACGCTCGACGTCGAGGCATTGGGCTTGAGCGGCGGGGCCGAGCTGCCGTTCCACTTCGAGGTCGTCGTCAACCCGTACCGCGTATCGCGCGGGCAGCGCGGCGCTTACGTTCGGTACATGTACAAGCGCCCGCATCGACCGGTGGCCGTGCCCACCGGCGGGTCGACGTGGGTGCAGGGCGACGACGTCATGACCCTGCTCGGCACGGCGACGGGGTGGACGCCCGAGCTCGTGCCCGTGCTTCTGGAGCCCATTCTGTCCGCGCAGCTCGGTCCCGTGCAAGGCGTTGCGGGAACCCCGGGGTTCCAATTTGGCGCCACCGATCTTCGCGGCGACGTCATGAGCACAGAGATTGGCGTGGCCTTGGCGGATGCACCGCAGGCGGTCGATGCCATCATCGAGGTGGCGAACCGTTTTCCTTGGTCCGGTTTTCCCGCCATCCGATACGTGAAAGGCTCCGACGCGACCTTGGCCTTCACGCACTTTTCGCCGATGGCATGCACCATCGAGCTCCCGTCCGCGGGCTCACCGCGCACGCTGGAAGCGTTTCACCGCGTGTGGGACGAGCTTCGCGCCCGCGGTATCCGGTTTACCATGCATTGGGGTCAAAATATGCGTGAAGACCGCGCGCTCATCGAATACGGCCACGGCGCCCGTGTCGAAGAATGGCTCCGCGCACGACGCTCGCTGCTGGGGGCGACCGGTCAGCGCATCTTCGGCAGCGATTGGCTCACGGCGTGCGGTCTCGGCTGA
- a CDS encoding serpin family protein, which translates to MRSFLPLSSLAAFSALALSAASLGCSSNDGNSAAEPNVVKSDLARDMAPAATPADVVALTAANTDFAFDFYRAADRKLAGQNMFFSPHSISVALAMTYAGARGTTAQEMSKALHFAQAPAALHSTMNAVDLALSSRGKGEKGADGQPFRLRVVNSNWANTGTPFEKPFLDTLARDYGAGMYVTDFQREPEPSRISINLWTSRQTENRINDLIPEGIIDASTRMVLVNAVYFNAEWRAKFDAKVTAKQDFKHLDGTSQSADSMTQQETFPYAEADSYQAVELPYAGGDTSMVVVLPKEGSWATFESAFDGAIYRTITASLAPAAVKVSLPKFKISGASMSLKESLSQLGMPTPFTGSADFSGILNPSVESLMLQDVLHQAFVRVDEAGTEAAAATAVGLGRGAAPIGVKTFNANRPFFFFIRDIPTRALVFFGRVTDPRQ; encoded by the coding sequence ATGCGCTCTTTTCTCCCGCTTTCTTCGTTGGCGGCTTTTTCGGCACTCGCCCTCAGCGCCGCGTCGCTCGGCTGCAGCAGCAACGATGGCAACTCCGCCGCCGAGCCGAATGTCGTGAAATCCGATCTCGCACGCGATATGGCGCCCGCAGCGACGCCCGCCGACGTGGTGGCGCTCACCGCGGCCAACACCGATTTCGCGTTCGACTTTTACCGCGCCGCCGACCGCAAGCTCGCGGGCCAAAATATGTTCTTCTCGCCGCACAGCATCTCGGTGGCGCTGGCCATGACCTACGCCGGCGCCCGCGGGACGACCGCGCAGGAAATGTCGAAAGCCCTGCACTTCGCCCAGGCGCCTGCGGCATTGCATTCGACGATGAACGCGGTGGACCTCGCGCTTTCGAGCCGCGGCAAGGGCGAAAAGGGGGCCGATGGGCAGCCGTTTCGGCTTCGCGTCGTCAATTCGAACTGGGCCAACACCGGCACACCGTTCGAGAAGCCCTTCCTCGATACGCTTGCCCGTGATTACGGCGCCGGCATGTACGTGACCGATTTCCAACGAGAGCCGGAACCATCGCGCATCTCGATCAACCTGTGGACGAGCCGCCAAACGGAAAACCGCATCAACGATCTCATCCCGGAAGGGATCATCGACGCGAGCACGCGGATGGTGCTGGTCAACGCCGTCTATTTCAACGCCGAGTGGCGCGCGAAGTTCGATGCCAAGGTCACGGCCAAACAAGATTTCAAGCACCTCGACGGCACGAGCCAGAGTGCCGATTCGATGACCCAGCAGGAGACCTTCCCGTACGCCGAAGCCGATAGCTACCAGGCCGTGGAGCTGCCGTACGCCGGTGGCGACACCTCCATGGTGGTGGTGCTGCCGAAGGAGGGCAGCTGGGCGACCTTCGAATCGGCGTTCGACGGAGCGATCTACCGAACGATCACCGCGAGCCTCGCGCCGGCGGCCGTCAAAGTCTCGCTGCCGAAGTTCAAGATCTCCGGTGCTTCGATGAGTCTGAAGGAATCGCTCTCCCAACTCGGCATGCCCACGCCCTTCACGGGGAGCGCCGATTTCTCGGGTATCCTGAACCCCAGCGTGGAATCCCTCATGCTGCAGGATGTGCTCCACCAAGCCTTCGTCCGTGTCGACGAGGCAGGCACCGAGGCGGCGGCCGCCACCGCCGTGGGGTTGGGTCGTGGTGCTGCGCCCATCGGGGTGAAGACCTTCAACGCGAACCGCCCCTTTTTCTTTTTCATCCGCGACATCCCCACGAGGGCCCTGGTCTTCTTCGGTCGCGTGACCGATCCGCGGCAATAA
- a CDS encoding M28 family peptidase, which yields MIFRHPIWFVALLAACSSQGGTGSDGTKDPGSREQAGSGTDAPPAASPFALAQSVDRARYTADLTAIAKERTPQNSQWQSVQDLCATRFAQYGFTVERRHYASGVNVVGVKPGTSATDKAHQIIVGAHYDSVANCPGADDNGSGVAGTLEVARVLGQASFPRTLTLMCWDEEESGYKGSTSTAKQSSQGHDIIDAVFDFEMIAFKNDAENSQQFPTGIELVAPQQAQWLKANKNRGNFIATFGNPGTENALNVFAVYAQKVGVLNLATGLTPLGMLNPLLGDLRRSDHGPYWTEGYPAVMVTDTANFRNPAYHCLNGTVDDLSQLNFEFATQVVKSVVGASAEMLGLPRDI from the coding sequence ATGATTTTTCGTCATCCCATTTGGTTCGTCGCGTTGCTCGCCGCGTGTAGCAGTCAAGGAGGAACGGGCTCCGACGGCACCAAAGACCCAGGTAGTCGCGAACAGGCGGGCAGCGGTACGGATGCTCCGCCGGCGGCATCGCCCTTTGCTTTGGCCCAGAGCGTCGATCGGGCGCGCTATACCGCGGACCTCACCGCCATTGCGAAGGAGCGCACCCCGCAGAATTCGCAATGGCAGTCGGTGCAAGACCTTTGTGCGACCCGCTTTGCGCAATACGGCTTCACGGTGGAGCGCCGCCATTACGCCTCCGGTGTCAACGTCGTGGGGGTGAAGCCGGGAACCTCGGCCACCGACAAAGCTCATCAAATCATCGTAGGAGCCCATTACGACAGCGTGGCCAATTGCCCGGGTGCCGACGACAATGGCAGCGGTGTGGCCGGCACCCTGGAGGTGGCCAGGGTGCTCGGCCAGGCGAGCTTCCCCCGCACCCTGACGCTCATGTGCTGGGACGAAGAGGAGAGCGGCTACAAGGGGTCGACCTCCACCGCCAAACAATCCTCGCAAGGTCACGACATCATCGACGCGGTGTTCGACTTCGAAATGATCGCGTTCAAGAACGACGCAGAGAACTCGCAGCAATTTCCCACCGGGATCGAGCTCGTGGCGCCGCAGCAAGCGCAATGGCTCAAGGCCAACAAGAACCGCGGCAACTTCATCGCTACATTCGGCAACCCGGGAACGGAAAATGCGCTCAATGTCTTTGCGGTTTACGCGCAAAAGGTCGGGGTTCTCAACCTCGCCACGGGGCTCACACCGCTCGGCATGTTGAACCCTCTGCTGGGCGACCTTCGCCGCTCGGACCACGGCCCTTATTGGACCGAGGGTTATCCGGCCGTCATGGTCACCGACACGGCCAATTTCCGCAATCCGGCCTATCACTGCTTGAACGGAACGGTGGACGACCTGAGCCAACTCAATTTCGAGTTCGCGACGCAAGTCGTAAAGAGCGTCGTGGGCGCAAGCGCCGAGATGCTGGGGTTGCCCCGCGACATCTGA
- a CDS encoding peptidoglycan DD-metalloendopeptidase family protein: MTSFGSLRPLVIALSCSVWACSSATREENVIEQASTFADTAFCPAEGPITQGYHEGHDGVDIGGPLSAPIFATAAGSVTASGPAQGYGQWIRIRHDDGSMTEYGHMHTRFVEVGDHVNGGDRIALIGAEGQATGPHLHIRTYNREGDGHGIDPVDYLGARGVPLPCQAGQGGGGSTTCSGGDGATVGAINVKYRALGGCDSVLGVPRSDELTTPDTRGRYNVFDRGSIYWTPSTDAHEVHGAIRDKWSDSKWEAGHLGYPITDEFTAPDGNGRFNVFEGGSIYWTSWTGAHEVRGAIRDRWKDEGWEKGRLGYPTSDEHDVGSDRQSDFEHGSIQWIRATNETKVVMKANP; this comes from the coding sequence ATGACATCATTCGGTTCTCTCCGCCCGCTCGTCATCGCGCTGTCGTGCAGCGTGTGGGCATGCTCCTCCGCCACCCGAGAGGAGAACGTGATCGAGCAGGCGAGCACATTCGCCGATACGGCATTCTGTCCGGCGGAGGGCCCGATCACGCAGGGCTATCACGAGGGGCACGATGGCGTGGACATTGGCGGTCCGCTCAGCGCGCCTATTTTCGCCACGGCGGCGGGCTCGGTGACGGCGTCCGGTCCTGCACAGGGTTACGGACAATGGATTCGGATCCGGCACGACGATGGCAGCATGACCGAATATGGACACATGCATACCCGCTTCGTCGAGGTCGGGGACCATGTGAACGGTGGCGATCGCATCGCACTCATTGGCGCAGAAGGCCAGGCCACGGGGCCGCACCTCCATATCCGCACGTACAACCGCGAAGGCGACGGGCATGGAATCGATCCCGTGGACTACCTCGGCGCCCGCGGAGTCCCGCTGCCGTGCCAAGCCGGGCAGGGCGGCGGCGGCTCGACGACGTGCTCGGGAGGAGATGGGGCGACGGTGGGCGCCATCAACGTCAAGTACCGGGCGCTGGGCGGTTGTGACTCCGTTCTTGGAGTCCCCCGTTCCGACGAGCTCACCACGCCGGACACGCGCGGTCGTTACAACGTCTTCGATCGCGGATCCATCTACTGGACCCCATCGACCGACGCCCACGAAGTTCACGGCGCGATTCGTGACAAGTGGAGCGACTCGAAATGGGAGGCGGGGCACTTGGGATACCCCATCACCGACGAGTTCACGGCCCCGGATGGCAATGGGCGCTTCAACGTGTTCGAGGGAGGATCCATCTATTGGACATCGTGGACGGGGGCCCACGAAGTGCGCGGGGCCATTCGCGACCGGTGGAAGGACGAGGGATGGGAAAAAGGCCGTCTCGGATATCCAACTTCGGACGAGCACGACGTTGGAAGTGATAGGCAAAGCGACTTCGAGCATGGATCCATCCAATGGATTCGTGCGACCAACGAAACGAAGGTCGTCATGAAGGCAAATCCGTAA
- a CDS encoding sigma 54-interacting transcriptional regulator translates to MSLDDACVSELHVELVVHDEGIEVRDLDSHNGIYHAGSRILRAVVPRGASLHLGESTICVDVVEASSTAPRPPRDSFHALHGKSEVMRELFSHLERLAPTELSVFIEGPTGSGKELIARALHDESPRAKGEFVVLDCAALPPALAESVLFGHAKGAFTGASEARIGVFERAHGGTVFLDEIGDLPLDLQPKLLRVLEQREVTRVGEQQSRPVSVRILSATWRNLRRMVNQGFFRGDLYFRLAQTCVVLPSLAHRRDDIELLVSEFLRCLPPEAACARAISGEALDELRARDFPGNVRELKNVIERAAYMCNGALIRPQDLAFDRLLARAPRNDGAETEIPDFKEAKRTAVDDFERSYLQRLIAKTNGNIAMAAGLAAIERHHLRSLLKRHGLHNPK, encoded by the coding sequence GTGTCCCTCGACGATGCCTGCGTCTCGGAGCTCCACGTCGAACTCGTCGTGCACGACGAGGGCATCGAGGTGCGAGATCTCGACAGCCACAATGGCATTTACCATGCGGGCTCGCGGATCTTGCGCGCGGTGGTGCCGCGAGGTGCGAGTCTGCATCTGGGCGAATCGACGATTTGCGTGGATGTTGTCGAAGCATCATCGACGGCGCCGCGTCCGCCGCGCGATTCGTTCCACGCGCTTCACGGCAAGAGTGAGGTCATGCGTGAGCTCTTCTCGCACCTGGAGAGGCTCGCGCCCACCGAGCTTTCCGTGTTCATCGAAGGGCCCACGGGCAGCGGCAAAGAGTTGATCGCGCGTGCCCTTCACGACGAGAGCCCGCGTGCGAAAGGCGAGTTCGTCGTGCTCGACTGTGCCGCGCTCCCGCCGGCCCTGGCCGAGTCCGTTCTGTTCGGGCATGCCAAAGGAGCGTTCACCGGCGCGAGCGAAGCACGCATCGGCGTTTTCGAACGGGCCCACGGCGGCACCGTGTTCCTCGACGAGATTGGCGATCTGCCGCTCGACCTGCAACCGAAACTGCTGCGCGTCTTGGAACAACGCGAGGTGACGCGCGTCGGTGAGCAGCAGTCTCGTCCTGTTTCCGTACGCATCCTGTCCGCGACGTGGCGAAATCTCCGCCGCATGGTGAATCAGGGCTTCTTCCGCGGAGACCTGTATTTTCGCTTGGCACAAACCTGCGTGGTGCTGCCTTCCCTCGCGCACCGTCGCGACGACATCGAGCTTCTCGTGTCGGAGTTCTTACGATGTCTGCCTCCGGAGGCCGCGTGTGCCCGCGCGATCTCGGGGGAAGCTCTGGACGAGCTCCGCGCGCGCGACTTTCCAGGCAATGTGCGCGAACTCAAGAACGTGATCGAGCGCGCGGCGTACATGTGCAACGGCGCGCTCATTCGCCCGCAGGATCTCGCGTTCGACAGGCTTCTCGCTCGGGCGCCGAGGAACGATGGCGCCGAAACGGAAATTCCCGATTTCAAGGAAGCCAAGCGAACGGCGGTGGACGATTTCGAGCGGAGCTACCTGCAGCGACTGATCGCGAAGACGAACGGAAACATCGCCATGGCCGCGGGGCTGGCCGCGATCGAACGGCACCACTTGCGCTCGCTCCTCAAACGACACGGGCTGCACAATCCGAAATAG